The following are encoded in a window of Paenibacillaceae bacterium GAS479 genomic DNA:
- a CDS encoding methylmalonate-semialdehyde dehydrogenase [acylating], translated as MGTIKKLGNYIGGAWVDSHADNFEDVYNPATGELLCQVPLSTREDVEEAVRVASAAFEQWRRVPVPRRARVLFAFQQLLLRDKDELARLITLENGKNLVEAAGEVQRGIENVEFAAGAPSLMMGDSLSSIATDVEATNYRYPLGVVGGIAPFNFPMMVPCWMFPMAIAMGNSFILKPSERTPLLIAKLADLLTEAGLPAGVFNVLYGAHDVVNGLLEHPEIKAISFVGSKPVGEYVFKKGSENLKRVQALTGAKNHTIVLNDAHLEDTVTNIVSAAFGSAGERCMACAVVTVEEGIADAFISRLKEKTASVTIGNGLDDGVFLGPVIREDNKQRTIRYIEKGIQEGAKLLIDGRERMSGDGYFIGPTIFEDVSPEMTIWKDELFAPVLSVIRIKNLKEGIALANRSEFANGACLFTSNAASIRYFRENIDAGMLGINLGVPAPMAFFPFSGWKASFFGTLHANGKDSIDFYTRKKVVTARYPEPSFDEAEGGDH; from the coding sequence ATGGGAACGATTAAGAAGCTGGGCAATTATATCGGTGGGGCATGGGTAGACAGCCACGCTGACAACTTTGAAGACGTTTACAATCCGGCGACGGGGGAGCTGCTTTGCCAAGTACCGCTGTCTACCCGCGAGGATGTGGAAGAAGCGGTTCGCGTTGCTTCGGCAGCCTTTGAGCAATGGAGGCGGGTACCAGTGCCGCGCCGGGCTCGCGTTTTGTTCGCTTTCCAGCAGTTATTGCTGAGAGACAAAGATGAGTTAGCGAGACTGATTACGCTGGAGAACGGTAAAAATCTGGTCGAGGCGGCAGGAGAGGTACAGCGCGGCATTGAAAACGTAGAGTTTGCTGCAGGTGCTCCTTCTCTCATGATGGGCGATTCGCTTTCATCTATTGCTACCGATGTCGAGGCGACCAACTATCGCTATCCGCTTGGCGTCGTAGGTGGCATCGCTCCGTTCAACTTCCCGATGATGGTTCCTTGCTGGATGTTCCCGATGGCCATTGCGATGGGCAACTCTTTTATTCTCAAACCTTCCGAACGTACACCGCTGCTGATTGCCAAGCTGGCTGATCTATTGACCGAGGCAGGCTTGCCGGCTGGCGTGTTCAATGTTCTGTATGGAGCGCATGACGTCGTCAACGGCCTGTTAGAGCATCCCGAGATCAAGGCGATTTCATTTGTCGGATCGAAGCCAGTCGGGGAGTACGTGTTCAAAAAAGGCAGCGAGAACCTGAAGCGGGTTCAGGCGCTTACGGGTGCGAAAAACCATACGATTGTGCTGAATGACGCCCATCTCGAAGATACGGTCACGAATATTGTTTCCGCTGCATTCGGTTCTGCTGGAGAGCGCTGCATGGCTTGTGCCGTCGTAACCGTTGAAGAGGGCATCGCCGATGCCTTTATTAGTCGCTTGAAGGAAAAAACAGCAAGCGTGACAATCGGTAACGGTCTGGATGACGGCGTGTTCCTGGGCCCGGTTATCCGTGAGGACAATAAGCAGCGCACCATCCGCTACATCGAAAAGGGAATCCAAGAAGGAGCCAAGCTGCTCATCGACGGACGCGAGCGGATGAGCGGGGACGGCTATTTCATCGGACCGACCATTTTTGAGGATGTATCGCCGGAAATGACGATCTGGAAGGATGAGTTATTTGCTCCGGTACTGTCTGTCATCCGGATCAAAAACCTGAAGGAAGGCATCGCCCTCGCCAACCGTTCCGAGTTCGCCAACGGTGCTTGCCTGTTTACGAGTAATGCCGCCTCGATCCGTTACTTCCGGGAGAATATCGATGCGGGTATGCTTGGCATTAATTTGGGCGTTCCGGCGCCAATGGCCTTTTTCCCATTCTCGGGCTGGAAAGCCTCTTTCTTCGGGACGCTGCATGCCAACGGCAAAGACAGCATCGATTTTTACACCCGCAAAAAAGTCGTCACGGCGCGTTACCCAGAACCTTCTTTCGACGAGGCTGAAGGAGGCGATCACTAG
- a CDS encoding transcriptional regulator, DeoR family, with protein MKTRRLQDIELYIQNRKEVTLDELCQRFDVSKNTIRRDLSMLMQRGTIGKVYGGAVSHSQAAAPGNFDLPGYGTDKTRIARAAAELVEPHDIIFVDSGTTTRSLAESLDPQMPLTILTNSLDVIIGAAALPQTELVIIGSQFRRLTRAFVGVHPEDLHRYNINKAFMATTGVSITHGLTTLDLMEHQIKKQAASKAERLYLLADASKFGRSTLLTYAALDEVDGIITSELPVSEYILFSKQHGIQLIVADEDEKRSAAEVT; from the coding sequence ATGAAAACCCGACGCTTGCAGGATATAGAACTATATATCCAGAACCGGAAAGAGGTGACGCTTGATGAGTTATGCCAACGATTCGACGTCTCTAAAAATACGATTCGCCGCGACCTCAGTATGCTGATGCAAAGAGGTACGATTGGCAAGGTTTATGGCGGTGCCGTCTCACATTCCCAGGCTGCCGCTCCAGGCAACTTCGATCTACCGGGCTACGGGACGGACAAAACGCGGATTGCCCGCGCAGCAGCCGAGCTTGTGGAGCCTCATGATATTATTTTTGTCGATTCCGGGACGACAACCCGCTCTTTGGCCGAAAGCTTAGACCCACAAATGCCGTTGACCATATTGACCAACAGCCTGGACGTGATCATCGGTGCGGCGGCTCTGCCGCAAACGGAGCTGGTCATTATCGGCAGTCAATTCCGCAGGCTTACCCGCGCCTTTGTCGGGGTTCATCCCGAGGATCTGCATCGTTACAATATCAACAAAGCGTTCATGGCAACGACCGGGGTCAGCATCACCCACGGCCTGACGACTCTGGACCTGATGGAGCATCAGATCAAAAAACAAGCCGCCTCCAAAGCCGAGCGCTTGTATTTGCTTGCTGACGCCAGCAAATTCGGACGTTCAACGCTGCTGACCTACGCCGCGCTTGATGAGGTCGATGGGATCATCACTTCAGAGCTCCCGGTAAGCGAATATATTCTGTTCAGCAAGCAGCATGGAATCCAGCTCATCGTCGCTGACGAAGATGAAAAAAGGAGTGCGGCAGAGGTCACTTAA
- a CDS encoding transcriptional regulator, DeoR family, which produces MIKSKRIQQMKEYVYQHESVSLDELMDQFQVSKNTVRRDVQELVDSGILKKVYGGVSVNHSTLIKFNERKDLYLGKKQLIGQLAATCVEDGDVLFVDSGTTTLEMLPYLADRHLTIVTNNFDFIHDARAYSGLTLFSTGGMLERNTNSFVGYQSLELLQKYNITKAFLASTGISIANGVTNSSPMETEIKSMVAKKSLSTYLMIDDSKFDQYSLTTYCQLSDLSCIVTNSKPPEAYENYASEHGIRLLYP; this is translated from the coding sequence ATGATTAAATCCAAACGAATTCAACAAATGAAGGAATATGTCTATCAGCATGAATCCGTTTCTCTGGATGAGCTCATGGATCAATTTCAAGTATCCAAAAATACCGTCCGTCGCGACGTTCAGGAACTGGTTGATTCCGGCATTCTAAAAAAAGTGTACGGAGGCGTCTCGGTCAATCATTCCACACTGATTAAGTTCAATGAGAGAAAAGATCTCTATTTGGGCAAAAAACAGTTGATTGGCCAGTTGGCCGCCACCTGCGTGGAAGACGGTGACGTGCTGTTTGTCGATTCCGGCACAACAACGCTGGAAATGCTGCCTTACCTTGCTGACAGACATCTGACGATTGTCACTAACAACTTTGATTTTATCCACGATGCCAGAGCCTACTCCGGGTTGACCCTGTTTTCCACAGGCGGCATGCTGGAGCGCAATACAAATTCATTCGTCGGATACCAAAGCTTGGAGCTGCTGCAGAAATACAACATTACTAAAGCCTTCCTGGCTTCTACCGGTATTTCCATTGCCAATGGCGTCACTAACTCCTCTCCGATGGAAACAGAGATCAAAAGTATGGTCGCCAAAAAAAGCTTGAGCACTTACTTAATGATCGACGACAGCAAATTCGATCAGTATTCACTCACTACTTATTGCCAGCTGAGCGATCTCAGCTGTATTGTGACGAACAGCAAACCTCCCGAAGCCTACGAAAACTATGCAAGCGAGCATGGCATTAGACTGCTTTATCCCTAA
- a CDS encoding 3D-(3,5/4)-trihydroxycyclohexane-1,2-dione hydrolase, with product MAGTIRLTTSQALIKFLNQQYIHVDGEESPFVEGIFTVFGHGNVLGIGQALEQDSGHLKVFQGKNEQGMAHAAIAFSKEKRRRKIMAVSTSAGPGSANVVTAAATALANQLPVLFLPGDTFATRQPDPVLQQLEQEYSIAVTTNDALKPVSRYWDRITRPEQLMSSLLRAFEVLTDPARCGPVTICICQDTEGEAFDYDEAFFRKRVHYMDRLAPSERELLAATELIRRSRRPLIIAGGGVRYSGAREELMAFSTAYNIPIVETQAGKSAVESTFANNLGGMGLTGTSSANKAAQEADLIIGIGTRYSDFTTSSKTAFNFENTAFLNINVSRLHAYKLDALQVVADAKTALSGLHAMLEGYRSQFGERIGQLKREWDGERERLAGIVFAREDFDPEVKGHFTQEQLNEYADALGTELPQSSALLAINEALAPDSIIVGAAGSLPGDLQRAWSASVPDTYHVEYGYSCMGYEISGALGVKLAKPDHEVYSIVGDGSFLMLHSELITALQYNHKINILLFDNSGFGCINNLQMGNGGGSYFCEFRNDEKQIMNIDYAKVAEGYGAKVYRANTLEQLREALADAKGQSRSTLIDIKVLPKTMTDGYGGWWNVGVAEVSESESIRQAHESRMSKLQGAKSY from the coding sequence ATGGCCGGTACAATCCGATTAACAACTTCACAGGCTCTCATTAAATTCCTGAATCAGCAGTACATTCATGTCGATGGCGAGGAATCCCCTTTTGTTGAGGGCATATTCACCGTGTTTGGACATGGCAATGTGCTCGGCATCGGGCAAGCTCTGGAGCAGGATTCCGGGCATTTGAAAGTGTTCCAGGGGAAAAATGAACAGGGCATGGCGCATGCGGCAATCGCCTTCAGCAAAGAAAAACGCCGCCGTAAAATAATGGCCGTTTCTACCTCGGCTGGCCCAGGCTCGGCCAACGTGGTGACGGCGGCGGCAACCGCGCTCGCCAATCAGCTGCCAGTGCTGTTCCTGCCTGGAGATACGTTTGCAACACGCCAGCCGGACCCGGTGCTGCAGCAGCTCGAACAGGAATACAGCATCGCAGTGACGACGAATGACGCGCTGAAGCCGGTTTCTCGTTACTGGGACCGAATTACGCGGCCGGAGCAACTGATGAGCAGCTTGCTGCGCGCTTTTGAGGTGTTGACTGACCCGGCCCGCTGCGGCCCGGTGACCATCTGTATCTGCCAAGATACGGAGGGCGAAGCTTTCGATTACGATGAAGCGTTTTTCCGCAAGCGTGTTCACTATATGGATCGTCTAGCGCCAAGCGAGCGTGAGCTGCTGGCTGCGACGGAGCTGATTCGCCGTAGTCGTCGTCCGCTCATCATCGCCGGCGGCGGCGTCCGATATTCGGGGGCGCGGGAAGAGCTGATGGCTTTTTCAACCGCCTACAATATTCCGATTGTGGAGACTCAGGCGGGCAAATCGGCGGTAGAGTCCACTTTTGCCAACAATCTGGGCGGCATGGGGCTGACCGGTACATCATCAGCGAACAAAGCCGCGCAGGAAGCGGATTTAATTATCGGTATCGGCACCCGTTACAGCGACTTTACAACATCGTCAAAAACGGCTTTCAATTTTGAAAACACGGCGTTTCTGAACATCAACGTCAGTCGGCTGCATGCTTATAAGCTGGATGCGCTGCAAGTTGTGGCCGATGCCAAAACAGCTCTATCCGGGCTTCACGCAATGCTCGAAGGTTATCGCAGCCAATTCGGAGAGCGGATCGGACAATTGAAGCGGGAATGGGATGGAGAAAGAGAGCGTCTGGCCGGAATCGTTTTTGCGCGGGAAGATTTTGATCCTGAGGTTAAAGGCCATTTTACGCAGGAGCAGCTAAATGAATATGCGGACGCGCTCGGTACAGAGCTGCCGCAGTCTTCGGCGCTGCTGGCGATCAACGAGGCGCTGGCCCCAGACAGCATTATCGTTGGCGCAGCGGGTTCCTTGCCGGGTGATCTGCAACGCGCCTGGAGTGCGAGTGTCCCGGATACGTATCATGTCGAATATGGATACTCCTGCATGGGTTATGAAATATCCGGCGCATTGGGCGTTAAGCTGGCCAAGCCGGACCACGAAGTATATTCCATCGTTGGCGACGGCAGCTTCCTGATGCTGCATTCCGAGTTGATCACAGCTCTGCAATACAACCATAAGATCAACATCCTGCTGTTCGATAATTCGGGCTTTGGCTGCATCAACAACTTGCAGATGGGCAATGGCGGAGGCAGCTATTTCTGTGAGTTCCGCAATGATGAAAAACAGATTATGAACATCGATTACGCTAAGGTCGCTGAAGGTTACGGCGCTAAAGTGTATCGTGCCAATACGCTTGAGCAACTGCGGGAAGCTTTGGCGGATGCGAAGGGGCAGAGCCGTTCCACCCTGATCGATATCAAAGTACTGCCTAAAACGATGACGGACGGTTACGGAGGCTGGTGGAATGTCGGCGTTGCCGAGGTTTCGGAAAGCGAAAGTATCCGGCAAGCTCATGAGAGCAGAATGAGCAAACTGCAAGGAGCAAAATCCTATTAA
- a CDS encoding 5-deoxyglucuronate isomerase translates to MSINLHLKPQQVSGEGYVIVQESLHRTGSLLQYTGMRIVEIEPGAQYSELLEQDECCVVAVAGRIDVSDGEQHFTALGTRQSVFEQKPTDSVFLSAGKQLLVTAIDKARVALCYAPSLKQLPTRWIKADEVGVEHRGKYQNQRTVHNILPDSDDTASSLLVVEVYTAGGNFSSYPPHKHDRDLLPQESLLEEIYYHELNPPQGFVFQRVYTDDRSIDQTMSVCNGDMVLVPAGYHPVGVPDGFSSYYLNVMAGPRRIWKFYNDPAFEWILQRD, encoded by the coding sequence GTGTCGATTAACCTGCATCTTAAGCCGCAGCAAGTGAGCGGCGAAGGGTATGTCATTGTGCAGGAATCGCTCCATCGGACCGGATCTCTTCTGCAATACACGGGTATGCGCATCGTTGAGATTGAGCCGGGAGCACAATACTCGGAGCTGCTAGAGCAAGACGAGTGCTGTGTCGTAGCAGTCGCGGGGCGTATCGACGTCAGCGATGGGGAACAGCATTTTACAGCTCTTGGTACGCGTCAAAGCGTGTTTGAGCAGAAGCCGACCGACAGCGTTTTTCTATCCGCAGGCAAGCAGTTGCTGGTGACAGCTATTGATAAAGCGAGGGTGGCGCTCTGTTACGCCCCTTCGTTGAAGCAGCTGCCGACGCGCTGGATCAAGGCCGACGAGGTTGGTGTAGAGCATCGCGGCAAATACCAGAATCAGCGTACAGTCCACAATATATTGCCGGACAGCGACGATACGGCGAGCAGTTTGCTCGTGGTCGAGGTTTACACGGCAGGGGGTAATTTCTCCAGCTATCCGCCTCACAAGCATGACCGTGACTTGCTTCCGCAAGAATCGCTGCTAGAAGAAATCTATTATCATGAGCTGAATCCGCCGCAAGGCTTTGTGTTTCAGCGAGTTTATACTGACGATCGCTCGATTGACCAGACGATGAGTGTGTGCAACGGTGATATGGTGCTTGTTCCAGCCGGTTATCATCCTGTAGGGGTGCCGGATGGTTTTTCCTCTTATTATTTGAACGTCATGGCGGGGCCGCGCCGAATTTGGAAGTTTTATAATGACCCGGCGTTCGAGTGGATTTTGCAGCGGGACTAA
- a CDS encoding 5-dehydro-2-deoxygluconokinase, giving the protein MNLDLIAIGRACIDLNAVEYNRPMEETMTFSKYVGGSPANIVIGLARLGLRAGFIGKLADDQHGRFISRYMAEAGVDTSGLTVDREGRKTGLAFTEIISPEECSIMMYRDEAADLFLSPEEVDENYIRQAGILLVSGTGLSRSPSREAVLKALQIARHNGVKVVFELDYRPYTWASPEETAIYYSLVAELSDIVIGTRDEFDKLENRIGGSNEETISQLFRHQPQLVVIKHGVDGSYAYARTGEVYRGRAYKAQVLKTFGAGDSYAAAFLYALINDMGITTALQFGSAAAAIVVSKHSSSAAMPEVADIEALIAAQEAAAADAESSLSGKE; this is encoded by the coding sequence ATGAATCTTGACCTAATTGCAATCGGAAGGGCCTGCATCGACTTGAATGCGGTGGAATACAACCGTCCGATGGAAGAGACGATGACCTTTTCCAAATACGTGGGAGGATCGCCGGCTAATATCGTCATTGGGCTAGCCCGTTTAGGGCTCAGGGCTGGTTTTATCGGCAAGCTTGCGGATGACCAGCATGGCCGATTCATCAGCCGTTATATGGCTGAAGCTGGTGTGGACACATCCGGCTTGACGGTGGATCGCGAGGGCCGCAAGACGGGGCTTGCTTTTACGGAAATTATTAGCCCTGAAGAATGCAGTATCATGATGTACCGTGATGAGGCTGCCGATCTGTTCCTTAGCCCGGAGGAAGTGGATGAGAACTATATCCGCCAGGCAGGTATCCTGCTCGTATCCGGTACAGGTCTGTCACGCAGCCCATCTCGCGAAGCGGTGCTCAAAGCTTTGCAAATTGCGAGGCATAACGGCGTCAAAGTGGTGTTTGAACTTGATTATCGTCCTTATACATGGGCTAGTCCCGAAGAAACAGCCATTTATTATTCACTCGTCGCGGAACTGTCGGATATCGTCATCGGCACGAGGGATGAGTTCGATAAACTCGAAAACCGCATCGGCGGCTCCAATGAAGAAACGATTAGCCAGCTATTCCGTCATCAGCCCCAGCTTGTTGTAATCAAACATGGCGTCGACGGTTCTTACGCTTATGCTCGTACAGGAGAGGTTTATCGCGGGCGTGCTTACAAAGCTCAGGTACTGAAAACATTTGGCGCTGGAGATTCCTACGCCGCTGCATTCCTGTACGCGCTGATCAACGATATGGGAATAACGACCGCATTGCAGTTCGGCAGCGCTGCGGCCGCAATCGTAGTGAGCAAACACAGCTCCTCGGCCGCAATGCCGGAAGTCGCAGATATCGAAGCGCTGATCGCCGCTCAAGAAGCTGCTGCGGCAGACGCCGAAAGCTCTCTCAGCGGAAAGGAGTAG
- a CDS encoding alanyl-tRNA synthetase — protein MKAAEIRSKWLKFFESKGHKVEPSASLVPHNDPSLLWINAGIAPLKPYLDGRQIPENPRITNAQKCIRTNDIENVGKTRRHQTFFEMLGNFSIGDYFKNEVIVWSWEFLTSKDYIGFDPERLSVTVHPEDEEAYKLWNETVGIPAERIIKLEGNFWEIGEGPCGPCTEIFYDRGEKYGNDPSDPELYPGGENERYLEVWNLVFTQYNLNKDGSYTPLPNKNIDTGAGLERFASILQDVDSNFDTDLFVPIIAKSAEIAGVKYGENTDTDVALKVIADHVRTVIFAAGDGVLPSNEGRGYVIRRLLRRAVRYGKTLGIDRPFLYQLTGTVGDIMGVYYPEVVDKREFIEKAIRSEEEQFHRTLEGGLGLLEQLARTAKADGRSEISGEDAFKLYDTFGFPFDLTEDYAGENGLSVDRGGFDNAMEAQRNRARAARQESGGMGIQGGALSGFTEPSQFIGYSNLVSDAVVTGIFVDGELADIAGEGSRVLVVLDRTPFYAESGGQIGDKGFISAPGLKLEVEDVTKAPHGQSVHHALVVEGTLHKGGGVSAEVSRSSRSDTVKNHTATHLLHKALKEVLGSHVNQAGSLVEAERLRFDFSHIGAISTEELTDIERRVNEQIWNGTQVVIESKPIAEAKAMGAMALFGEKYGDIVRVVQVGDYSVELCGGCHVENTAQIGLFKITGETGIGSGVRRIEAVTGKNAYAFTEDRLELLQQAAALLKAGVAELPRRLEALLGQVKELQRDNDSLQGKLARIEAGNLESGVKTAGELSVLAARVSAPSMDALRGIADELRLKLPAAVIALGAPAEGKVNLVVSVPQELVKKGIHAGKIIKEAAAVCGGGGGGRPDMAQAGGKDPAKLEEALKLVEELVLAGANVI, from the coding sequence ATGAAAGCAGCAGAAATCCGCTCCAAGTGGCTGAAATTTTTTGAAAGCAAAGGACATAAAGTAGAGCCGAGCGCATCGCTCGTACCTCACAACGATCCATCCCTGCTCTGGATCAATGCCGGAATCGCACCGCTTAAGCCATATTTGGATGGCCGTCAAATCCCGGAAAATCCACGTATTACGAATGCTCAGAAGTGTATCCGTACCAATGACATTGAGAACGTCGGCAAAACGCGCCGCCATCAGACGTTTTTCGAGATGCTTGGCAATTTCTCCATCGGAGATTACTTCAAAAACGAGGTTATCGTCTGGTCCTGGGAATTCCTCACCTCTAAAGACTACATTGGTTTTGATCCGGAGCGACTGAGCGTCACCGTGCACCCGGAAGACGAGGAGGCCTACAAGCTGTGGAACGAAACAGTTGGCATCCCTGCAGAGCGCATCATTAAGCTGGAAGGCAACTTCTGGGAAATTGGTGAAGGCCCTTGCGGACCTTGTACAGAAATTTTTTACGATCGCGGCGAAAAATACGGCAATGACCCTTCCGATCCTGAGCTGTACCCGGGAGGCGAGAACGAGCGTTACCTGGAAGTATGGAACCTTGTTTTCACCCAGTACAACTTGAACAAGGACGGCAGTTACACGCCGCTGCCGAACAAAAACATCGATACCGGCGCCGGTTTGGAGCGCTTCGCCTCCATCCTGCAAGATGTTGACTCCAACTTCGATACGGATCTGTTCGTGCCGATCATTGCGAAATCCGCTGAAATTGCGGGTGTCAAATATGGAGAGAACACGGATACGGACGTCGCTCTAAAGGTTATCGCCGACCACGTTCGTACGGTTATATTCGCCGCTGGCGACGGCGTGCTGCCTTCCAACGAAGGTCGCGGTTACGTTATTCGCCGCTTGCTGCGCCGTGCTGTGCGCTACGGCAAAACGCTCGGCATCGATCGTCCGTTCCTGTACCAGCTGACTGGCACAGTCGGCGACATCATGGGTGTGTATTATCCGGAAGTTGTGGACAAACGCGAGTTCATCGAGAAAGCTATCCGCAGCGAGGAGGAGCAGTTCCACCGTACGCTGGAAGGCGGCCTTGGTCTGCTTGAGCAGCTTGCCCGCACAGCGAAGGCGGACGGCCGCAGCGAGATCAGCGGCGAGGATGCGTTCAAGCTGTACGATACGTTCGGTTTCCCGTTCGACCTGACGGAGGACTATGCCGGCGAGAACGGTCTTAGCGTGGACCGCGGCGGCTTCGACAATGCGATGGAAGCTCAGCGCAACCGTGCCCGTGCAGCCCGCCAGGAGTCAGGCGGAATGGGCATTCAAGGCGGAGCGCTTTCCGGCTTTACGGAGCCGAGCCAGTTTATCGGTTACTCGAACCTTGTCAGCGACGCTGTCGTGACCGGTATTTTTGTGGACGGTGAGCTGGCCGACATCGCCGGAGAAGGCAGCCGCGTCCTCGTGGTGCTGGACCGTACGCCATTTTATGCTGAGAGTGGCGGTCAGATCGGCGATAAGGGCTTCATCAGCGCGCCAGGGCTGAAGCTTGAGGTCGAAGATGTGACCAAGGCTCCACATGGTCAGTCGGTACATCATGCGCTTGTCGTGGAAGGCACGTTGCATAAAGGCGGTGGAGTATCCGCCGAAGTATCCCGCTCTTCCCGCAGCGACACGGTCAAAAACCACACTGCGACGCATCTCCTGCACAAAGCGCTTAAGGAAGTACTCGGTTCCCACGTCAATCAGGCTGGTTCGCTCGTAGAAGCGGAGCGTCTGCGTTTCGACTTCTCACATATTGGCGCTATCTCGACTGAAGAGCTGACGGATATTGAGCGCCGCGTCAACGAGCAGATCTGGAATGGCACGCAAGTGGTTATCGAAAGCAAACCAATCGCTGAAGCCAAAGCGATGGGCGCAATGGCTTTGTTCGGCGAGAAGTACGGCGATATCGTGCGTGTCGTGCAGGTGGGTGACTATAGCGTTGAGCTGTGCGGTGGATGCCATGTCGAAAATACGGCTCAGATCGGCTTGTTCAAAATTACCGGCGAAACAGGCATCGGCTCCGGCGTACGCCGCATTGAGGCTGTTACCGGCAAAAATGCCTATGCCTTCACCGAGGATCGGTTGGAGCTGCTCCAGCAGGCAGCAGCTCTGCTCAAGGCAGGCGTCGCTGAGTTGCCGCGCCGCCTGGAAGCTTTGCTCGGCCAGGTCAAAGAGCTGCAGCGCGATAATGATTCGCTGCAGGGCAAGCTGGCTCGCATCGAAGCAGGCAACCTGGAGAGCGGCGTCAAAACTGCCGGCGAACTCAGCGTTCTGGCAGCCCGAGTCAGCGCTCCATCGATGGACGCGCTGCGCGGCATTGCCGACGAATTGCGCCTCAAGCTCCCGGCAGCGGTCATCGCGCTCGGCGCTCCTGCTGAAGGCAAGGTGAACCTTGTCGTTTCCGTGCCGCAGGAGCTCGTCAAAAAAGGAATCCATGCTGGGAAGATCATCAAAGAAGCGGCGGCAGTTTGCGGCGGCGGCGGTGGCGGTCGTCCGGATATGGCTCAAGCGGGAGGCAAAGACCCGGCTAAGCTCGAAGAAGCGCTCAAACTTGTCGAAGAACTGGTTCTTGCCGGGGCAAATGTGATATAG
- a CDS encoding putative holliday junction resolvase has product MDYGDRRIGVALSDPMGWTAQGLEVLQRRDGSELQRLAQLVIEHEVTEIVVGLPKNMNGTIGPRGEICIAFAEELRQLVNLPVHLWDERLTTVSAERTLIEADVSRKKRKQVVDKMAASLILQNYLDSKMKR; this is encoded by the coding sequence TTGGATTACGGTGACCGCCGCATCGGCGTTGCCCTCAGCGATCCCATGGGCTGGACAGCACAGGGATTGGAAGTGTTGCAGCGCAGGGACGGCAGCGAGCTGCAGCGGCTTGCTCAGCTTGTAATCGAGCATGAGGTCACTGAGATCGTTGTCGGACTGCCGAAGAATATGAACGGCACCATCGGTCCGCGTGGCGAAATTTGCATCGCATTTGCCGAGGAACTTCGGCAATTAGTCAACTTACCTGTACACCTATGGGACGAAAGACTTACGACGGTATCCGCTGAACGGACACTGATCGAGGCGGATGTCAGCCGCAAGAAACGCAAGCAGGTTGTCGACAAGATGGCGGCCTCGCTTATTTTGCAAAATTATCTCGACTCTAAGATGAAAAGGTGA